The Ascidiaceihabitans donghaensis genome includes the window AAGTGCCTGTTTTGCGTTTGGACGGCATCATGATGTCTGAAAGCGCTGCAATTTGTGAGTATATCGAGGAAACGCGCCCCGAGCCTTCTTTGATGCCGACTGACACTGCGGCAAAGTTGGAAGTACGTCGTTTGGTGACGTGGTTTGATGATAAGTTTCATCACGAAGTCACGTCCAACCTGTTGTACGAACGCGTCAACAAGAAGGTGATGAAGCAAGGTTATCCTGATAGTAAGAACGTCAAGGCCGGCGCCAAGGCGATCAAGTACCATCTGGATTACATGACGTGGTTGCTGGATCACCGTCGTTGGTTGGCAGGAGATGCCATGACGTTGGCTGATTTCGCTGCAGCGGCCCATCTGTCGTCTTTGGACTATATTTCCGATGTCGATTGGAACCGTTCAGATATTGTGAAGGATTGGTATGCCAAGATCAAATCGCGTCCGGCGTTCCGTTCCATTCTGGCTGACCAGGTGTCCGGATTTCCGCCGCCACGCCACTACAATGATCTGGATTTTTAAAACCCTCGTTGGACCGGGGCGCTGCCCCGGACCCCGGGATATTTTTAGCGAAAAGAAGATATGGACGATTTGAAAGACCGTCTTGTCGCCCGTGCCCTTGAAGAAGGCTTTGTGATGGCGCGTGTCTGTCGGCCTGATGCTGTGCCAGACGTTCCTGCGCGTTTGTCAGCCTTTGTCGACGCCGGATTTCATGGCCAGATGGGCTGGATGGCCGACCGTATCGCATGGCGCGGTGATCCGTCTGCATTGTGGCCTGACGCACGGTCTGTTTTGATGTTGGCCGAAAGCTATGCCCCCGAGTTTGATCCCCGAGACGTTTTAGCCATGTCTGAAAAGGGTGCGATTTCCGTCTACGCCCAGAACCGCGATTATCATGACATTGTGAAAAAGCGCCTGAAGCGATTGGCGCGGTGGTTGATCGCTGAGGCAGGTGGCGAGGTGAAGGTGTTCGTGGACACTGCCCCTGTGCCGGAGAAGGCCTTGGGCATGGCCGCCGGTTTGGGCTGGCAGGGCAAGCACACAAATCTTGTCAGTCGTGATTGGGGCAATTGGGCCTTTCTAGGCTCTGTTTTTACCACGCTGGATTTGATCCCTGATACCCCCGAGGTCGATCATTGCGGGTCGTGCCGTGCCTGTCTGGATGCCTGTCCAACAGATGCATTTCCCGCGCCTTATCAGTTAGACGCACGCCGTTGCATTTCCTATTTGACCATCGAGCACAAAGGTCCCGTTGCCGAGGAGCTGCGGTCTTTGATGGGCAATCACATCTATGGGTGTGACGATTGTCTGGCAGCTTGCCCGTGGAATAAGTTTGCTGTTGCAGCGTCGGACATCCGGTACGCCGCCCGTGATGATTTGGCGGCCCCCGATTTAGCAGCACTGGTTGGTTTGGACGATGCCGCGTTCCGGGCCAAGTTTTCCGGATCACCGGTGAAACGCATCGGGCGTGATCGATTTGTTCGCAATGTTTTATACGCCATCGGAAATTCCGGGGTGTTGACGTTCCGCGATGCGGCACAAGCTTTGTGTGAGGACCCTGATGCCACCGTATCTGACGCAGCGCGTTGGGCTGTGACGCAACTGGACAAGACGTGTCGCACTTAACCGTTATGCCGGTTTAAAGAATAAGAGGCAGACCATGGCGATACTTTTGGGTGTAGACACCGGCGGCACATACACTGATGCCGTTTTAATCAGGGATGAGCGCGAGATTATTGCGTCTGCCAAGGCGTTGACCACACGCCATGATTTGGCGATTGGCGTAGGAGGGGCTGTCGGATCGGTTTTGCAGCAGTCCGGTGTGGATCCTGCCGACGTATCCATGGCGTCTTTGTCCACGACTTTAGCCACCAACGCATTGGTGGAGGGCCAGGGTGGTCGAGTTGCTTTGATCTACATCGGCTTTCGCGCCCAGGACCTGGACAAGCACGGTCTGACAGATGCGTTGAAAGGCGATCCTGCGATTGTTTTGGAGGGCGGCCACAATCATGCAGGCGGTGAGGTCGCACCTCTTGATGAAAACGCACTAAAAGCCTTTGTAGAGACACATATGTCTGCTGTCAGTGGCTTTGCAGTTGCAAGTCAATTTGCCACTCGCAACCCCGCGCACGAGCTGAAAGCGGCGGCTTTGATTGCGCAATTGTCAGGCTTGCCTGTGTCTTCGTCGCATCAATTGTCGGCCAAATTGAATGGTCCAAAACGCGCTTTGACCGCTTTGCTGAATGCGCGTCTTATCGGAATGATTGAAAGGTTAATTGGCCGCGCCGAAGACACATTGAAGGGCCTTGGTATTTCGGCACCCATGATGGTTGTACGTGGTGATGGCGCGTTGATCTCAGCCGTTCAGGCACGGTCCCGTCCCATTGAAACAATTCTGTCCGGCCCTGCCGCGTCCATCGTGGGTGCACGCTGGATGACGGGCGCAGATCATGCGCTGGTTTCCGATATAGGCGGCACCACCACGGATGTTGCGATTTTGCGAGACGGGCGGCCTGCCATTGATCCGGGCGGTGCACGCGTCGGCCCCTACCGCACTATGGTCGAGGCCGTCGCCATGCGCACCACAGGCTTGGGTGGTGACAGCGAAGTGCATTTTCTAAGTGAAGGACTGCAAGGTGGCGTGACCCTTGGGCCGCGCCGTGTTGTGCCTGTGTCTTTGATGGCCGTGGATGCACCTGAGGTTGTGCACAAAGCTTTGGATAGCCAATTGCGAAGCACCACGCCGGGCGATCATGACGGGCGTTTTGTCCGCGCCGTGCAGGGGCAAAGCGAAGAGGGCATTTCTGATCGTGATGCAGCCTTGCTGGCCAGAATAGGCCACGCCGTGCATCCATTGGGTGACGTCTTGAAAAGCCGCGCGGAAACGGCGGCATTGCGGCGTTTGGTTGAACGCGGGTTGGTTCAGGTGTCTGCCGTAACCCCTTCTGACGCGAGCCATGTTCTGGGCCGCGTGGACGTCTGGGACAAGGATGCCGCCGAAAAAGCGTTGATTGTGTTTGGCCGCAGGCGCACAGGTGCGGGCGACATTCTGGCGAAAGACCCTGCGATCATGGCACGGATGATCGTCGACCAGTTGACCCATCAAACAGGTTTGGCCTTGTTAGAGGCTGCTTTTGCAGAAGAAGCTGAAGATTTTGGCCTGCCTGAGGACGTATTGGCCCGTCACATTTTGACCCAACGTGGTTTGCGCACGCACCGTGGTTTGTTGCGGCTTGATGCGGGGCTGAATGTGCCTGTTGTTGGTCTTGGAGCTTCTGCTGCCAGCTATTATCCTGCTGTGGGTGACTTGATGGGCTGCGAAATGATTTTGCCTGCCCATGCCGGTGTTGCGAATGCGATTGGTGCAGTTGTGGGCCGCGTTACGATGCGTGTGAGCGGATCAATTACGTCGCCCAGCGAGGGTTTGTTCCGATTACATCTGGATACTGGAATTGAAGATTTCGGGTCCTCCGATGTCGCCTTGGCACATCTGGAGGATGTTCTGGGGAAACGTGCTGTGTCAGATGCGCAAGCGGCCGGTGCCGAAGACATTCAATTGCGTGTGGAGCGTGATATTCGCACCGCGCAGGCAGAAGCCCGCGAGGTGTTTGTAGAGGCGTTTTTGACAGTTGAGGCTGCCGGGCGTCCAAGAGTCGCGGAATAACCGGTTAACGCCGAACGCCCTGTAAATTGGAGGCCAGCTCGCAAACAAGGCAGCAATGAGGGCCAGCCCCCAAACCCCCGGGATATTTAAAGCGAAAAGAAAACGGGGTTTATTCTGCAGCCCGTTTTGGCAGCACCCAGCCCGGGCGGATGAAGTGGCAGGTGTAGCCATTTGGTATCCGTTCCAGATAGTCTTGGTGTTC containing:
- a CDS encoding hydantoinase/oxoprolinase N-terminal domain-containing protein, which gives rise to MAILLGVDTGGTYTDAVLIRDEREIIASAKALTTRHDLAIGVGGAVGSVLQQSGVDPADVSMASLSTTLATNALVEGQGGRVALIYIGFRAQDLDKHGLTDALKGDPAIVLEGGHNHAGGEVAPLDENALKAFVETHMSAVSGFAVASQFATRNPAHELKAAALIAQLSGLPVSSSHQLSAKLNGPKRALTALLNARLIGMIERLIGRAEDTLKGLGISAPMMVVRGDGALISAVQARSRPIETILSGPAASIVGARWMTGADHALVSDIGGTTTDVAILRDGRPAIDPGGARVGPYRTMVEAVAMRTTGLGGDSEVHFLSEGLQGGVTLGPRRVVPVSLMAVDAPEVVHKALDSQLRSTTPGDHDGRFVRAVQGQSEEGISDRDAALLARIGHAVHPLGDVLKSRAETAALRRLVERGLVQVSAVTPSDASHVLGRVDVWDKDAAEKALIVFGRRRTGAGDILAKDPAIMARMIVDQLTHQTGLALLEAAFAEEAEDFGLPEDVLARHILTQRGLRTHRGLLRLDAGLNVPVVGLGASAASYYPAVGDLMGCEMILPAHAGVANAIGAVVGRVTMRVSGSITSPSEGLFRLHLDTGIEDFGSSDVALAHLEDVLGKRAVSDAQAAGAEDIQLRVERDIRTAQAEAREVFVEAFLTVEAAGRPRVAE
- a CDS encoding glutathione S-transferase family protein, giving the protein MARLFHVPLSPFCRKVRLSLAEKKIEVELVEEKYWEQDPDFMRRNPAGKVPVLRLDGIMMSESAAICEYIEETRPEPSLMPTDTAAKLEVRRLVTWFDDKFHHEVTSNLLYERVNKKVMKQGYPDSKNVKAGAKAIKYHLDYMTWLLDHRRWLAGDAMTLADFAAAAHLSSLDYISDVDWNRSDIVKDWYAKIKSRPAFRSILADQVSGFPPPRHYNDLDF
- the queG gene encoding tRNA epoxyqueuosine(34) reductase QueG, whose translation is MDDLKDRLVARALEEGFVMARVCRPDAVPDVPARLSAFVDAGFHGQMGWMADRIAWRGDPSALWPDARSVLMLAESYAPEFDPRDVLAMSEKGAISVYAQNRDYHDIVKKRLKRLARWLIAEAGGEVKVFVDTAPVPEKALGMAAGLGWQGKHTNLVSRDWGNWAFLGSVFTTLDLIPDTPEVDHCGSCRACLDACPTDAFPAPYQLDARRCISYLTIEHKGPVAEELRSLMGNHIYGCDDCLAACPWNKFAVAASDIRYAARDDLAAPDLAALVGLDDAAFRAKFSGSPVKRIGRDRFVRNVLYAIGNSGVLTFRDAAQALCEDPDATVSDAARWAVTQLDKTCRT